The DNA region CCCTCGGGAACGGGGAGACCCTGGCCGTGGTCGGTCCTTCGGGGTGCGGCAAGACCACCTTGCTCTATCTCCTGAGCGGACTGGCCGCCCCGGACATGGGCCGGGCGTTGCTGGACGGGCGTCCCATCACGGCTCCGACCTCGGATGTTTCCATCATTTTGCAGGATTACGGCCTGTTGCCCTGGCGTTCCGTCATCGACAACGTGGCCCTGGGGCTGAAGATACAGTCCGTGGGCAGGCGTGAACGGCTGGAGCGGGCCAGGGCGCAACTGGCCGAGGTCGGTATTCTCGGGCGCGACAACGACTATCCGGCGAACCTGAGCGGCGGGGAACAGCAACGCGTGGCCATTGCCCGCGCCTTTGTCTCCTGCCCCCGGTTGACCCTGCTGGACGAGCCTTTTTCCTCCCTTGACGCCCTGACACGTGAGCGGCTGCAACTGGCCCTGCTGGAAACCTGGCAGCGGAGCCAGGTGCCGTATGTGCTGGTCACCCATTCTCTGGAAGAGGCCGTCATGCTCGGCAAGCGCATCATGGTCATGTCGGCCCGTCCGGCCCGTCCCGTGGCCGTGTTCGAGAATCCCGGATTCGGCGATGCGCGCATTCGCGACACCGAAGAGTGTTTTGCCCTGCTCAAGCAGTTGCGGCATACGGTGGAGGCATTATGGTAGGGATGTGCAGATGCTGTCTCCGCTACGGACTGGTCGTTCTGGTCATGGGCATTCTGTGGAAGCTGGCCGCCCTGGCCTTGGGGGGCGTTATCCTGCCGTACCCGGAGGACGCCCTGTTCGCGCTGGTGCAGGCCATGGGCACGCAGCTTTTCTGGGAGCATTTCCTGGTCAGCGGCTACCGCGCTGTCACGGCCATGATCCTGGCCTGGGGTGTGGCCTTCCCCCTCGGATTGATCATGGGCAGCGTCACGGGCGTGGACGCCGTGCTGGCCCCGTTCGTTTTTTTGACCTATCCGGTCCCCAAGATAGTGCTCCTGCCGATTTTCCTGCTCCTGCTCGGGCTGGGCGACACCTCAAAGATCGCCATGATAGCGCTTATCCTCGGCTATCAGATTCTGGTCACCACCAGGGATGGGGTCCGATCCATCCATCCCAAGTATTTCGATTCGGTCCGGTCCCTGGGCGGCACGAACATGGACGTGTTGCGCGAGGTCCTGCTTCCTGCCTCCCTGCCCCACGGGTTCACGGCCCTGCGGCTCGGCACCGGTGTGTCCGTGGCCGTGCTTTTTTTCGTGGAATCCTTTGCCACCACACGGGGGCTGGGATATATGATCATGGACGCGTGGGGAGCCATGGACTACCTGACCATGTTCTCCGGCATCCTGGGCATGTCCATCATGGGCGCGGCCCTGTATGAAATAGCCAATATACTGGAGCGCAAGGCATGCAAGTGGATGTTTTTGCGCGCCAAGGAATAATCGGAGGGAACGACTCTGTCCGTCACCAAGCTTGAATTCGACGACGGCCATTTGGCCAGCCAGCTTTTCGGACCTCACGGCCAGCACCTGAAGCTCCTGGGTGAGCGCATCGGGGCGCGCATTGAAAGCCGTGGAAACTCCGTTGTCATCAATTTACCGGAAGGGGAGGAGGACAAGGCGGACCTGGCGGCCCAGGTCCTGACCCAGCTTTACGCCATGATCCGGCGGGGCAAGGCCATTTATCCCCAGGACGTGGATTTCGCCTGTCGTATTCTTGAACGTCAGCCGTCAGCCGACGTAGGCGAGGTTTTCAAGGGCGATGTCTACGCCACTTCCGGCAAGCGGACCGTGTCGCCCAAGTCCCTGAACCAGCGCGAATACCTGGACGCCATCCGCGAGTCGGACATGACCTTCGGCATTGGTCCGGCAGGCACGGGCAAGACCTATCTGGCCGTGGCCATGGCCGTGGGCGCACTGGCCCGGCGTGAGGTCAAGCGCATCGTATTGACCCGCCCGGCTGTCGAGGCCGGTGAAAAGCTCGGTTTTCTGCCCGGTGATCTGGCCGAAAAGATCAATCCCTATCTGCGCCCCCTCTACGACGCCCTGCATGACATGTTCGACTTCGCCAAGGTTCAGGATTATCAGGAGTCAGGGATCATTGAGGTGGCGCCGCTCGCCTTCATGCGCGGCCGTACCCTGAATGACGCCTTCATCATCCTGGACGAGGCCCAGAACACCACGCCGGAGCAGATGAAGATGTTTCTTACCCGGTTGGGCTTCGGCTCCAAGGCGGTGGTCACCGGAGACATCACCCAGATCGATCTGCCGGTCCATTCCAATTCAGGCCTGCTTCATGCCCGGCGTATCCTGGGCAATGTCGCCGGTGTCAAGTTCATCACTTTTGACGAACACGACGTCATCCGGCATCCCCTGGTGGGACGCATTGTCCGGGCCTATGACATTCATGAGAGGAACGGCAAGTGAGTTCGGCCGGTCATGTGGAGATCTTGTACGAAACCCGGCTTGACCCGAGGTTCCCGCTTTCCCGGCATGAGCTGGGGGCGTTGACGGATGTCATTCTCGATGCCTTGGGTCTGACCGGAAAGACCTTTTCCCTCAAGCTCGTGGATGATCGTGAAATAGCCCGTCTCAATAAGGAATTCCTTGGCTGTACCGGCCCTACCAATATTCTCAGTTTTCCGGCGGACGTCGAAGACCATGGGGCGGACCATGCCGACGAGGACTCGGCCGTATTTCTCGGGGAGCTGGCATTGTCCGTGGACGCCCTTGGCCGCGAGACGGATCTTTACGGTCAGGATCCGATGGAGCATCTGGTCCGGTTGCTGGCCCACGGACTCCTGCATCTTGCCGGGTATGATCACGGCGAGGAAATGTATGCGCTGACCGACGGCGCCGTGGACAGGGTTGTTCTGGAACAGGCCGATTGCGGGATAGCGGGGTAGGCATGAAGCGTAAAAGAGGCATTCGGGGCAAGGAACTCTATCAGGTTGTCTTTTTCGGCGTCATTTTTACGGTGGCTGCCATCGGCGCGCTGGCCTACTGGGGCGTGTGGGAAATCCGCAGGGATGCGGCCGTGGTGGCAGTGGAAAGTTCCGCACGGGGATTGTCCGGTGCGGTAACCGTGCTACTCAATGCGGTACGAAACTCCAACGGGGAAATCGGCGAAGGTGTGCTCTCCAGCCTCGAGCCAGGCGATCTGCGAAAGGAGTTCCAGAAGGTTTTTGAAAAGCATCCGGCGGTGACTGCGGCCTTTGTCAGCGATGTTCAGGGTTTGCAATACATGCTCACCAGGCGGTTCGGCGGAGTGGTCGAAGCCGTCCCTGATCAAAACCATATGAACATGACATGGACTCTCTATAGAAACGGTAACGAGCAGGATGCCGATTTTACGGGGTGGACAGTGGACTTACCGCAGGTGAACCGGATTTTGGGCGAAGAGTTCGCACATCTGGAGCCGGGGCAGGTCAACTGGCGAAGTTCAAATAGTTTTCATCATGCCGAAGGGGCTTGGGTTACGGCTTCGTCCCTGGTTGAAGCACAGGGCGGTGGAAGGCTCATGCTTTCCTTTGCTTTTCCCGTGGATGCCATCCTGTCCCAGTTGGGCGGTGCGGAAAAGGGCGGTGCGGAACGGATTTTTCTCTATTGGGCCAACGGCGTGGCCATGTCCGTCAATGCTGCGGGGACCGAGTCGGTCCGCGAGCAGGGCGGCAAACCGTTGCGGTCGGATGAGCTGAGCGATCCCGTGGTCAGGACGGCGGTCACCCGGTTGGCGACCGATGCGCCTGTCGGGCCTTTTTCCTATGTGGTGGAAGGTGAAATCTGGTGGGCTTATGCCCTGCCGCTGACCATCTTCGGCGACACCATGTCGCTTGGAGTGGCCGTACCCAGGAATAACGTCCTTTCCACCCTGACCAGCGATTCCTTCCTGCAGTGGGGGGCCGTGGTCCTGATCATGGTCGCCTTTGGCGTTCTGTTTGTTCTGCACAGGAACCGGGGGCGGATAGAGGCCCTTGGAATGCGCCGGGAAGCCGCTGTCACCGAGCAGGATGTTCTGGATATTATCAGCTCGGGCGAAGGAGGGCGGGTCGAATTCAAGCAGACACTGCGATTCAACCTCAAGTCCGGCAAAAACGGTCGGGAGATCGAGCACGCCAGCCTCAAGACCGTATCCGCCTTCATCAACTCCGAGGGGGGCACATTGCTTGTCGGTGTGGCGGACGACGGGACCGTGACCGGGTTCGGCGAAGATGACTTTGACAGCGACGACCGGGCCCTGCTGCATTTCAATAATCTGGTCAACAGGCACATCGGTACTGAATTTTCACGCTACATCGACAGCGCCGTTATCGAGGTCCGGGGACAGAAGGTCTTGCGCGTCCATTGTATACCGGCTCCGGCTCCGGCGATCCTTGATTCTGGAAAGAGTGAGGAATTCTATGTTCGTAGCGGTCCTGCCAGCCGCATCCTGACACTCAAACAATTCTATGACTGGCTCAAGAAGCATTAGCGGTTATCATCTACTACCAGAACCGACCATTCCATAGCGAGTGACGGTTCAAATCTAGGTGCCGGATATGCGAACGTAACGTTTTGTTTTCGACAGAGGAATCACTGGCCGGACATGGGCGTCACGCCTGCATTTCCCGGCTTTTTTGGCCTCCCAAAATCCTTTACATTCATTTTGATATGGGCCAAACTCCATCTCTTTCGTTATATCAAGGCAATCGATGATGGAGTAAACGTACGATGCCCAAACATTTTCTGACCATTCTGGATATCCCAAGGGATGAGGCAAAGCAGGTTCTGCTCAGGGCCAAGGAAATGAAGGACAACAAGGTCCGGACTGATCTTTTGGCTGGCAAAACCCTGCTCTTGATTTTTGAAAAAGCCTCCACTCGGACCCGTGTGTCTTTCGAGGTTGGCGTGCGCCAGCTCGGCGGCGATCCCGTGTTTATCGCTTCCAAGGATTCTCAACTGGGCCGCAGTGAGCCGCTGAAAGACACCGCCCGGGTTCTGACCCGATACGCGGACGGTCTCATCGTGCGAACCTTCGGCCAGGAGAAGTTGGAAACCCTGGTCGAATACGGTGATATCCCGGTGGTCAATGCCCTGACCGACGAATACCATCCCTGCCAGATCATGGCCGACGTGCTGACCATGTATGAACGCACGCCGAACCTCGAAGATCTCAAGGTGGCCTGGGTAGGCGACGGCAACAACATGGCCCATTCCTTCATCAACGGTGCAGCCGCGTTCGGCTATGAGCTGACCCTGGCCTGCCCTAAAGGGTATGAGCCGGATCAGGCCATTCTGGACAAGGCCGTGGACCTGGGCGCAAAGGTGACCCTGACCCGCGACCCTGCCGTGGCCGTTTCCGGTGCGCATTACGTCAATACCGATGTCTGGGCTTCCATGGGCCAAGAAGAAGAGCAGAAGAAGCGCGAAGCCGCCTTTGCCGGGTTCGAGGTCAATGATTCGCTCATGGGCAAGGCTGCTGCTGACGCCAAGTTCATGCACTGCCTGCCCGTCCATCGCGGCGAGGAAGTGTCTGAAGCCGTGTTCGAGTCCCCGGCCTCCATCGTCTGGGATCAGGCAGAGAACAGGTTGCACATGCAAAAAGCCATTCTTGAATGGATATATAAATAATTTATTTGGATACGAGGGATATATAATGCAGAAAATTGAAAAGGTCGTGCTGGCCTATTCCGGTGGGTTGGACACCTCCATCATCCTCAAGTGGATCAAGAATCAGTACAATTGCGAAGTCATCTGCATGACCGCCGACCTTGGTCAGGGCGAAGAGATGGACGGCATAGAAGAAAAGGCGTTGGCCACCGGTGCGGTCAAGGCCTACGTCGAGGATATGCGCGAGGAATTCGTTCGCGATTATGTTTTTCCCATGTTTCGGGCCAATGCCCTGTATGAGGGCCGGTACCTGCTCGGTACCGCCATTGCCCGTCCGCTGATTTCCAAGCGCATGGTGGAGATCGCCGAATTGGAAGGCGCCCAGGCCGTGGCCCACGGTGCCACAGGCAAGGGCAACGACCAGGTTCGGTTCGAGCTGGCCACCATGGCTCTGAATCCGAGGATGCAGACCATCGCCCCCTGGCGCGAATGGGAGCTGAAGTCCCGGACGGACCTCATCAATTACGCCACCGAAAACAAGATTCCCATCCCTGTGAGCCGCAAGAAGCCGTGGTCCATTGACGCCAACCTGCTGCACACCTCTTTCGAGGGCGGTGAGCTGGAAGATCCCTGGAATGCCCCCGGCCCGGACTGCTATCGCAATATCACGCCGCCCGAGAAGTGCCCCAATAAGCCCGAGGAAATCACCATTGATTTCGAGGCGGGTGATCCCATCGCCATCAACAGCGTGAAGTATTCTCCTGCGGCCTTGCTCGCCAAGCTCAACGAAATGGGCGGCAGGCACGGCATCGGTCGTGTGGACATGGTCGAAAACCGGTTCGTGGGCATGAAATCCCGCGGCGTGTATGAAACCCCGGGCGGCACTATCCTGGCCGCGGCCCACCGCGATCTGGAGGGGTTGTGCATGGACCGTGAGATGATGCATCTGCGGGACAGCCTTATTCCCAAATACGCCGAGATGGTCTATTATGGATACTGGTTCTCGCCCGAGCGCGAAGCGTTGCAGGCCATGATCGACAAGTCCCAGGAAAAGATTACCGGCACTGTCCGCGTCAAGCTCTACAAGGGCAACTGTGTACCGCTTGGTCGCAAATCGCCGTTCTCGCTGTACAATCCGGAATTGGCCACCTTTGAGGAAGACTACGTCTACGACCAGGCCGACGCCGCAGGCTTCATCAAGCTGGTGGGTCTCAGGCTGAAGGGGCGGATGCAGCAGTCCAAATGGGGCGGGAAAGACAACGAAGATTCCTGCGAGTAGTTTATGGCAGAAAAGAAAATGTGGGGCGGGAGATTCGCCGAAGGAACAGCCGCGTCCATGGAGGCGTACTCGGAATCGGTGTCCTTTGACAGGCTGCTTTACGCCGAGGATATTCGCGGTTCCCAGGCCCATGCACGGGTGTTGGCCAGGCAGGGATTCTTGACCGCTGACGAAGCCTCGGCCATCTGTGGCGGCCTTGACCGGGTCAAGGCGGAGATCGAATCCGGCGAGTTTCAGTGGCGGACAGAGCTTGAAGATGTGCACATGAACATCGAGTCCCGGCTGACAGAGATCGTCGGACCCCTGGGCGGAAAACTGCACACGGCCCGCAGCCGAAACGATCAAGTGGCCCTGGATTTCAGATTGCATGTGGCCGCGCGTCTGGCCTGCTGGCAGCAGTATCTTGCGAGTCTCGTCGAGGTCTTCGTGGC from Pseudodesulfovibrio sp. S3 includes:
- a CDS encoding ABC transporter permease subunit — translated: MVGMCRCCLRYGLVVLVMGILWKLAALALGGVILPYPEDALFALVQAMGTQLFWEHFLVSGYRAVTAMILAWGVAFPLGLIMGSVTGVDAVLAPFVFLTYPVPKIVLLPIFLLLLGLGDTSKIAMIALILGYQILVTTRDGVRSIHPKYFDSVRSLGGTNMDVLREVLLPASLPHGFTALRLGTGVSVAVLFFVESFATTRGLGYMIMDAWGAMDYLTMFSGILGMSIMGAALYEIANILERKACKWMFLRAKE
- a CDS encoding PhoH family protein produces the protein MASQLFGPHGQHLKLLGERIGARIESRGNSVVINLPEGEEDKADLAAQVLTQLYAMIRRGKAIYPQDVDFACRILERQPSADVGEVFKGDVYATSGKRTVSPKSLNQREYLDAIRESDMTFGIGPAGTGKTYLAVAMAVGALARREVKRIVLTRPAVEAGEKLGFLPGDLAEKINPYLRPLYDALHDMFDFAKVQDYQESGIIEVAPLAFMRGRTLNDAFIILDEAQNTTPEQMKMFLTRLGFGSKAVVTGDITQIDLPVHSNSGLLHARRILGNVAGVKFITFDEHDVIRHPLVGRIVRAYDIHERNGK
- a CDS encoding ATP-binding protein, whose amino-acid sequence is MKRKRGIRGKELYQVVFFGVIFTVAAIGALAYWGVWEIRRDAAVVAVESSARGLSGAVTVLLNAVRNSNGEIGEGVLSSLEPGDLRKEFQKVFEKHPAVTAAFVSDVQGLQYMLTRRFGGVVEAVPDQNHMNMTWTLYRNGNEQDADFTGWTVDLPQVNRILGEEFAHLEPGQVNWRSSNSFHHAEGAWVTASSLVEAQGGGRLMLSFAFPVDAILSQLGGAEKGGAERIFLYWANGVAMSVNAAGTESVREQGGKPLRSDELSDPVVRTAVTRLATDAPVGPFSYVVEGEIWWAYALPLTIFGDTMSLGVAVPRNNVLSTLTSDSFLQWGAVVLIMVAFGVLFVLHRNRGRIEALGMRREAAVTEQDVLDIISSGEGGRVEFKQTLRFNLKSGKNGREIEHASLKTVSAFINSEGGTLLVGVADDGTVTGFGEDDFDSDDRALLHFNNLVNRHIGTEFSRYIDSAVIEVRGQKVLRVHCIPAPAPAILDSGKSEEFYVRSGPASRILTLKQFYDWLKKH
- the ybeY gene encoding rRNA maturation RNase YbeY, producing the protein MSSAGHVEILYETRLDPRFPLSRHELGALTDVILDALGLTGKTFSLKLVDDREIARLNKEFLGCTGPTNILSFPADVEDHGADHADEDSAVFLGELALSVDALGRETDLYGQDPMEHLVRLLAHGLLHLAGYDHGEEMYALTDGAVDRVVLEQADCGIAG
- a CDS encoding ABC transporter ATP-binding protein → MLIAENLAKSYDGQTVIEEVSFSLGNGETLAVVGPSGCGKTTLLYLLSGLAAPDMGRALLDGRPITAPTSDVSIILQDYGLLPWRSVIDNVALGLKIQSVGRRERLERARAQLAEVGILGRDNDYPANLSGGEQQRVAIARAFVSCPRLTLLDEPFSSLDALTRERLQLALLETWQRSQVPYVLVTHSLEEAVMLGKRIMVMSARPARPVAVFENPGFGDARIRDTEECFALLKQLRHTVEALW
- a CDS encoding argininosuccinate synthase, whose product is MQKIEKVVLAYSGGLDTSIILKWIKNQYNCEVICMTADLGQGEEMDGIEEKALATGAVKAYVEDMREEFVRDYVFPMFRANALYEGRYLLGTAIARPLISKRMVEIAELEGAQAVAHGATGKGNDQVRFELATMALNPRMQTIAPWREWELKSRTDLINYATENKIPIPVSRKKPWSIDANLLHTSFEGGELEDPWNAPGPDCYRNITPPEKCPNKPEEITIDFEAGDPIAINSVKYSPAALLAKLNEMGGRHGIGRVDMVENRFVGMKSRGVYETPGGTILAAAHRDLEGLCMDREMMHLRDSLIPKYAEMVYYGYWFSPEREALQAMIDKSQEKITGTVRVKLYKGNCVPLGRKSPFSLYNPELATFEEDYVYDQADAAGFIKLVGLRLKGRMQQSKWGGKDNEDSCE
- the argF gene encoding ornithine carbamoyltransferase, which gives rise to MPKHFLTILDIPRDEAKQVLLRAKEMKDNKVRTDLLAGKTLLLIFEKASTRTRVSFEVGVRQLGGDPVFIASKDSQLGRSEPLKDTARVLTRYADGLIVRTFGQEKLETLVEYGDIPVVNALTDEYHPCQIMADVLTMYERTPNLEDLKVAWVGDGNNMAHSFINGAAAFGYELTLACPKGYEPDQAILDKAVDLGAKVTLTRDPAVAVSGAHYVNTDVWASMGQEEEQKKREAAFAGFEVNDSLMGKAAADAKFMHCLPVHRGEEVSEAVFESPASIVWDQAENRLHMQKAILEWIYK